The proteins below come from a single Gemmatimonadaceae bacterium genomic window:
- a CDS encoding penicillin acylase family protein, producing the protein MPSAAFLRTVGVAAVVGAGALALPAPSGLPNEPLAVVPAPSPSSRPAPDTLELRVPGLRAPVEVRRDRWGIPHIYASNQHDLFLAQGFVVAQDRLFQMEMWRRQGEGRLAEVLGPSAAERDRWARAFAYRGDMAREWAAYGPDTREIVRAFVAGVNAWIAQVGDRLPPEFGLLGFRPEPWTETVPLARATGLSGTGNGSAEVLRAQLVAAIGAARTDSLLPTDPARPLDPVRGFDYSGITRESLGGFAATFSDIAYNRIEGSNNWVIAGSRTATKRPILANDPHRVITNPAVRYLSHLVAPGWNVIGAGEPASPGVAIGHNDRIAFGLTVVGMDQQDLYVESLGTCGASGALEGADALSCYRHDGRWKRMRLVVDTIRVKGEAARVVTHRYTVHGPLVAVDTVRRRGYAVRSVHAEPGTAAYLGSLQLDRARDWPSFQRAMTRWLMPSENMIYADVDGNIGWVAGGLMPKRRWSGLLPVPGDGRFEWQGFVPGMQLPRAYNPAAGFIATANNNILPTGYTTPIAYEWASRYRIDRVREVLTASTAHTIEGSKQLQHDDRSKLAESLLPHLDRAASRRGQSERTEVATLRAWNRRMSRDQVAPTLFAAWAPAAYRRVIARATADAPAATTLLAGSANYPWLERYLGRPDADPAIDSLLLLALDDAVADLERRIGRDRTAWRWGTIHVAAFRHALTSAYDLPAVSRGGDANTVYATGGANYRQSAGASFREVIDLADFDNSFATNVPGQSADPRSPHYRDLLALWAEDAYFPLVYSRARVEAETEQVMWLRPVASRR; encoded by the coding sequence ATGCCTTCTGCCGCCTTTCTTCGCACGGTGGGTGTGGCCGCGGTCGTTGGTGCGGGGGCCCTCGCACTCCCCGCGCCTTCCGGCCTGCCTAACGAACCGCTGGCGGTGGTGCCGGCGCCGTCGCCATCGTCCCGGCCGGCTCCGGACACGCTCGAGCTTCGCGTGCCGGGGCTCCGGGCGCCTGTCGAGGTGCGTCGCGATCGATGGGGCATTCCGCACATCTATGCGAGCAACCAGCACGATCTCTTTCTCGCGCAAGGCTTTGTCGTCGCGCAGGATCGGCTCTTCCAGATGGAGATGTGGCGGCGCCAGGGCGAAGGGCGGCTCGCCGAAGTGCTCGGGCCTTCGGCCGCGGAGCGTGATCGGTGGGCGCGGGCGTTTGCGTATCGCGGTGACATGGCGCGGGAGTGGGCCGCGTACGGACCCGACACGCGCGAGATCGTGCGAGCGTTCGTGGCCGGCGTGAACGCATGGATCGCCCAGGTTGGCGATCGACTCCCTCCGGAGTTTGGCCTGCTTGGCTTTCGCCCGGAGCCATGGACAGAAACCGTGCCGCTCGCGCGCGCCACGGGGCTCTCGGGGACGGGGAACGGATCGGCGGAGGTTCTGCGCGCGCAGCTCGTCGCCGCGATCGGTGCAGCCCGGACGGACTCGCTGCTCCCCACCGACCCGGCGCGGCCCCTCGATCCTGTTCGTGGCTTCGACTACTCGGGCATCACGCGCGAATCCCTGGGTGGCTTCGCGGCGACGTTCTCCGACATTGCCTACAACAGGATCGAGGGCTCGAACAACTGGGTGATCGCCGGGTCGCGTACCGCCACGAAGCGGCCGATCCTCGCCAACGACCCGCACCGGGTGATCACTAACCCCGCCGTGCGCTACCTCTCGCACCTCGTGGCGCCTGGCTGGAACGTCATCGGGGCAGGCGAGCCGGCGAGTCCGGGGGTTGCGATCGGCCACAACGATCGCATCGCGTTCGGGCTCACGGTGGTCGGGATGGACCAGCAGGATCTGTACGTCGAGTCGCTCGGGACCTGCGGTGCATCAGGCGCGCTCGAGGGAGCCGACGCGCTGTCGTGTTATCGACACGACGGCCGCTGGAAGCGTATGCGGCTCGTCGTTGACACGATCCGCGTGAAGGGAGAGGCCGCGCGAGTCGTCACGCACCGCTATACCGTCCACGGCCCGCTGGTCGCGGTCGACACCGTGCGGCGCCGCGGCTACGCCGTCCGGTCTGTCCATGCTGAACCGGGAACGGCCGCGTACCTCGGCTCGCTCCAGCTCGATCGCGCCCGCGACTGGCCGTCGTTCCAGCGTGCCATGACGCGCTGGCTCATGCCGAGCGAAAACATGATCTACGCCGATGTCGACGGAAACATCGGGTGGGTGGCGGGCGGACTCATGCCGAAGCGCAGGTGGTCGGGACTGCTTCCCGTGCCCGGCGACGGTCGTTTTGAGTGGCAGGGTTTCGTGCCGGGCATGCAGCTCCCGCGTGCGTACAATCCGGCGGCGGGCTTCATTGCCACGGCCAACAACAACATTCTCCCGACGGGGTACACGACGCCGATCGCCTACGAATGGGCGAGCCGCTACCGCATCGATCGCGTTCGCGAGGTGCTGACGGCGTCGACCGCGCACACCATCGAGGGCTCGAAGCAGCTGCAGCATGACGATCGGTCCAAGCTGGCCGAGTCGCTGCTGCCGCACCTGGATCGCGCTGCATCGCGCCGCGGACAGAGTGAGCGCACCGAGGTGGCGACGTTGCGGGCGTGGAATCGCCGCATGTCGCGCGACCAGGTGGCGCCGACGCTCTTTGCTGCCTGGGCGCCGGCGGCGTACCGTCGCGTGATTGCCCGCGCGACCGCGGACGCGCCGGCGGCGACAACGTTGCTCGCAGGGTCAGCGAACTATCCGTGGCTGGAGCGGTACCTGGGACGGCCTGATGCCGATCCCGCGATCGACTCGCTGCTCCTCCTCGCGCTCGACGACGCGGTCGCCGACCTGGAGCGCCGGATTGGTCGTGATCGCACTGCCTGGCGGTGGGGCACCATCCACGTGGCCGCCTTTCGTCACGCGCTGACGAGCGCGTACGACCTGCCGGCGGTATCCCGTGGGGGGGACGCGAACACGGTGTACGCGACCGGGGGTGCGAACTACCGGCAGAGCGCGGGCGCGTCGTTCCGCGAGGTCATCGATCTGGCCGACTTCGACAACTCGTTTGCGACGAACGTGCCCGGGCAGTCCGCGGATCCGCGGAGCCCACACTATCGGGATCTGTTGGCGCTGTGGGCCGAGGATGCGTATTTCCCGCTGGTGTATTCGCGCGCGCGCGTCGAGGCGGAGACGGAGCAGGTGATGTGGCTGCGCCCGGTGGCATCGCGGCGGTGA
- the pruA gene encoding L-glutamate gamma-semialdehyde dehydrogenase — protein sequence MTATAPDRAASRAGADAVRPGASGFNGIRKVPAPVNEPIRSYAPGSPERASLKARLDSMSRERVEIPIIIGGKEYRTGELGHAVMPHDHQHVLADYHKAKPEHARMAVEAAVAAQREWSQWPWEDRVAVFLKAAELLATKYRDTLNSATMLGQSKTVFQAEIDSACELIDFWRLNAHYAQEIYADQPMSSAGMWNMLDYRALEGFVYAISPFNFTAIGGNLAGSPALMGNGVVWKPAATAMLSGYYIMRILEEAGLPPGVINFIPGDPVMISDYVLTHRELSGVHFTGSTGVFNAMWKTIGANMSNYRGYPRIVGETGGKDFILAHPSADAQAVAVAIARGGFEYQGQKCSAASRAYIPRSLWNTVRDSTVAMIGDIRMGDVRDFRNFMGAVIDQRAFDRISDYLADARANASVLAGGKAKGDTGWFIEPTLVETKDPGYRLLCEEIFGPVVTVHVYDDAKWHDILGTVDRTSPYALTGAVFSNDRQGVRDAMTGLRNAAGNFYINDKPTGAVVGQQPFGGARASGTNDKAGSKLNLLRWISPRTIKETFVPPTDYRYPFMGAE from the coding sequence ATGACCGCCACTGCTCCCGATCGCGCCGCCTCCCGCGCCGGCGCTGACGCCGTTCGCCCCGGCGCTTCCGGCTTCAACGGCATCCGCAAGGTGCCTGCGCCTGTCAACGAACCGATTCGGTCGTACGCGCCAGGTTCCCCCGAGCGCGCCTCGCTCAAGGCTCGGCTCGACAGCATGTCCCGGGAACGCGTGGAGATCCCGATCATCATCGGGGGCAAGGAGTACCGAACGGGCGAACTCGGCCATGCGGTCATGCCGCACGATCACCAGCACGTGCTCGCCGACTACCACAAGGCCAAGCCCGAGCACGCGCGCATGGCGGTCGAGGCGGCCGTAGCAGCGCAGCGCGAGTGGTCGCAGTGGCCGTGGGAGGACCGGGTGGCGGTGTTCCTCAAGGCGGCCGAGCTGCTCGCCACGAAGTATCGCGATACGCTCAACAGCGCGACGATGCTCGGCCAGTCAAAGACCGTGTTCCAGGCCGAGATCGACTCGGCGTGCGAGTTGATCGACTTCTGGCGCCTCAACGCGCACTACGCGCAGGAGATCTACGCCGACCAGCCGATGTCGAGCGCGGGCATGTGGAACATGCTCGACTACCGCGCGCTCGAGGGGTTCGTGTACGCCATTTCCCCGTTCAACTTCACCGCGATCGGCGGCAACCTCGCCGGTTCACCGGCGCTGATGGGGAACGGCGTGGTGTGGAAGCCCGCCGCGACCGCCATGCTGTCGGGGTACTACATCATGCGCATCCTGGAGGAGGCCGGCCTTCCGCCAGGCGTGATCAACTTCATCCCGGGCGACCCGGTGATGATCAGCGACTACGTGCTGACGCACCGCGAGCTCTCCGGCGTGCATTTCACGGGCAGCACTGGCGTGTTCAACGCCATGTGGAAGACGATCGGCGCGAACATGTCGAACTACCGCGGCTATCCGCGCATCGTGGGCGAGACGGGCGGCAAGGACTTCATCCTCGCGCATCCGTCTGCCGACGCGCAGGCCGTGGCCGTGGCGATCGCGCGCGGCGGGTTCGAGTACCAGGGCCAGAAGTGTTCCGCCGCGAGTCGGGCGTACATCCCGCGTTCGCTGTGGAACACCGTGCGTGACAGCACGGTGGCGATGATCGGCGACATCCGCATGGGCGACGTCCGCGACTTCCGCAACTTCATGGGCGCGGTGATCGACCAGCGGGCGTTCGACCGGATCTCGGACTACCTCGCCGATGCGCGCGCCAACGCTTCGGTGCTCGCCGGCGGCAAGGCGAAAGGCGACACGGGCTGGTTCATCGAGCCCACGCTCGTGGAGACGAAGGATCCGGGGTATCGCCTGCTGTGTGAGGAGATCTTTGGTCCGGTGGTCACCGTGCACGTCTACGACGACGCAAAGTGGCACGACATCCTCGGCACGGTCGATCGCACGTCGCCCTACGCGCTGACCGGCGCGGTATTCTCCAACGATCGGCAGGGTGTGCGCGACGCGATGACCGGCCTGCGCAACGCCGCTGGCAACTTCTACATCAACGACAAGCCGACCGGTGCGGTGGTGGGCCAGCAGCCCTTTGGCGGCGCGCGCGCCTCAGGCACCAACGACAAGGCGGGCTCCAAGCTCAACCTGCTCCGCTGGATCTCCCCGCGCACCATCAAGGAGACGTTCGTGCCGCCGACAGATTATCGCTATCCGTTCATGGGCGCCGAGTAG
- the lepB gene encoding signal peptidase I, producing the protein MAKKSSTPPKPRNVVRAAKSKGAASSTWRENLKGILGTVAIFLFIRIFFFEAYRIPSGSMIPSMLIGDWLFVNKLAYGPHIPFTNINLPGYTEPRRYEIAVFVSPPQIDQPWDPTPILVKRVVGLPGDTLYMRDAKLFVDGIEQRQGYGAESEPGDPNETSPLFEWQAKYALTASRFGPAPTLPTHDNWGPLVVPAGYYFMMGDNRYNSKDSRYWGIVPRENFRGRPLFVYYSWDAESTRPLAFLTAIRWGRLGHWIK; encoded by the coding sequence GTGGCCAAGAAGTCGTCCACACCGCCAAAGCCCCGCAACGTCGTGCGCGCCGCCAAGTCAAAAGGCGCCGCCTCCTCGACGTGGCGCGAGAACCTCAAGGGCATCCTCGGCACGGTCGCCATCTTCCTGTTCATCCGGATCTTCTTCTTCGAGGCCTATCGGATTCCCTCGGGGAGCATGATCCCGTCGATGCTCATCGGTGACTGGCTGTTCGTGAACAAGCTCGCCTACGGCCCGCACATTCCGTTCACGAACATCAATCTGCCCGGGTACACGGAGCCGCGTCGCTACGAGATCGCCGTGTTCGTCTCCCCACCGCAGATCGATCAGCCGTGGGATCCGACGCCGATTCTCGTGAAGCGCGTCGTCGGCCTTCCGGGCGATACGCTGTACATGCGGGACGCGAAGCTCTTCGTCGACGGCATCGAACAGCGCCAGGGCTACGGTGCCGAATCGGAGCCAGGAGATCCGAACGAAACATCACCACTCTTCGAGTGGCAGGCGAAGTACGCGCTCACCGCTTCGCGCTTCGGACCGGCGCCGACGCTCCCCACGCACGACAACTGGGGCCCGCTCGTCGTCCCGGCCGGCTACTACTTCATGATGGGCGACAATCGGTACAACTCGAAGGACTCGCGCTACTGGGGTATCGTCCCGCGCGAGAACTTCCGTGGCCGCCCGCTCTTCGTCTACTACTCGTGGGACGCCGAGAGCACGCGTCCGCTCGCGTTCCTCACTGCCATTCGCTGGGGTCGGCTCGGGCACTGGATCAAGTAA
- a CDS encoding deoxyribonuclease IV has protein sequence MFIGVHPNDTGGIDMAVRRAAASGANALQVFSAKPQFYNEKISVRPERVQRFVAAMAEQGLDRTRCLVHASYVINVASPEDDKYARAALGLAKELERTSALGAFACCFHPGSAGTGDPAAAIDRVGDAIVRAIESAPGTARVLIENTAGAGRTMGRTPEEIAGMLARVPAALRGRTGYGLDTCHLFASGLDIHTSAQAQRGTLDRFTEVIGEAPSFFHCNDSEGEFGSNRDRHALIGRGRIGAEPFRWLLADARAHAVPLILETPQANNAVAEDDASADPWDADMVSLMRELAAR, from the coding sequence GTGTTCATCGGCGTTCATCCCAACGACACCGGCGGCATCGACATGGCGGTGCGGCGCGCGGCGGCGAGCGGCGCAAATGCATTGCAGGTCTTTAGTGCCAAGCCGCAGTTCTACAACGAGAAGATCTCCGTCCGTCCCGAGCGCGTGCAGCGATTCGTGGCGGCGATGGCCGAGCAGGGCCTGGACCGAACGCGCTGTCTCGTCCACGCGTCGTACGTGATCAACGTCGCGTCACCAGAGGACGACAAGTACGCGCGTGCGGCGCTGGGGTTGGCGAAGGAACTGGAGCGGACAAGTGCGCTCGGGGCGTTCGCGTGTTGCTTTCACCCGGGCTCGGCGGGTACCGGCGACCCGGCGGCGGCGATCGATCGCGTTGGCGACGCCATCGTGCGTGCAATCGAGTCGGCCCCAGGTACGGCCCGCGTGCTGATTGAAAACACGGCGGGAGCAGGACGCACGATGGGTCGGACGCCGGAGGAGATCGCGGGGATGCTGGCGCGCGTGCCCGCCGCGTTGCGCGGACGCACGGGCTATGGACTCGACACGTGCCACCTCTTTGCCAGCGGTCTCGACATCCACACCTCGGCGCAGGCCCAGCGCGGCACGCTGGATCGCTTCACCGAGGTGATCGGCGAGGCGCCGTCGTTCTTTCACTGCAACGATTCCGAGGGCGAGTTCGGTTCCAACCGGGACCGTCACGCGCTGATCGGGCGAGGTCGCATCGGCGCCGAGCCGTTTCGCTGGCTGCTGGCCGACGCGCGCGCGCACGCGGTGCCACTGATCCTCGAAACGCCGCAGGCGAACAACGCCGTCGCTGAGGACGATGCGTCGGCGGACCCGTGGGACGCGGACATGGTGAGCCTCATGCGGGAGCTCGCGGCGCGCTGA
- a CDS encoding SWIB/MDM2 domain-containing protein has translation MPAKKKAAKKAAKKAPKKAAKKAAPKKAAKKAAKRKPNAAFMKPMTPSAALAAVVGSKPLPRSAVAKGLWDYIKKHKLQDTKNRRNINADAALQAVFGGKKQVSMFEMTKLVSKHLS, from the coding sequence ATGCCTGCAAAGAAGAAGGCCGCAAAGAAGGCGGCGAAGAAGGCGCCAAAGAAGGCCGCGAAAAAGGCGGCCCCGAAGAAGGCCGCCAAGAAGGCCGCCAAGCGCAAGCCGAACGCGGCGTTCATGAAGCCGATGACCCCGAGCGCGGCCCTCGCCGCCGTCGTGGGTTCCAAGCCGCTCCCGCGCTCCGCCGTCGCCAAGGGACTGTGGGACTACATCAAGAAGCACAAGCTCCAGGACACCAAGAACCGTCGCAACATCAACGCCGATGCGGCGCTCCAGGCGGTCTTCGGTGGCAAGAAGCAGGTCTCCATGTTCGAGATGACGAAGCTCGTCAGCAAGCACCTGTCGTAG
- a CDS encoding prolyl oligopeptidase family serine peptidase yields the protein MAADTLWAQSLGVRKRLLVWLPPSYHREPARRYPVALYLHGLWGSEGDWITQASLNTTLDSLVAAGMPEIIVAMPDGDDGWYTTWNTLGDYAGCRREFTPRQGDRSADSYCVPWLHYDDYIARDVVQYLDATYRTQARRERRAIAGLSMGGYGAVSIALQYPDVFSVAASHSGVLSPRYDGDTTLRVPPAYATSPAQLKDRYGRLWPLIHPAFGPDSEGWLSRDPTRRVSDLWRTRRNLMPAIMFDIGTDDGLLGQNRAFRWELQRLGVPHTYAEWPGKHDWAYWTQHAVESLRFITSHIAGGESQG from the coding sequence GTGGCGGCCGACACCTTGTGGGCACAGTCGTTAGGCGTGCGCAAGCGCCTCCTCGTCTGGCTCCCGCCCAGCTATCACCGCGAACCCGCACGGCGCTATCCCGTCGCCCTCTACCTCCACGGGCTCTGGGGCAGCGAGGGCGACTGGATAACGCAGGCAAGCCTCAACACCACCCTCGACTCGCTCGTCGCCGCCGGCATGCCCGAAATCATCGTCGCCATGCCAGACGGCGACGATGGCTGGTACACCACCTGGAACACCCTCGGTGACTACGCCGGCTGCCGCCGCGAGTTCACGCCGCGCCAGGGCGACCGCAGCGCGGACAGCTACTGCGTGCCGTGGCTCCACTACGACGACTACATCGCCCGCGACGTCGTGCAGTACCTCGACGCCACCTATCGCACGCAGGCTCGTCGCGAGCGCCGAGCCATCGCCGGCCTCAGCATGGGTGGCTACGGCGCCGTCTCCATCGCCCTCCAGTACCCCGACGTCTTCAGCGTGGCCGCGAGCCACTCCGGCGTACTGTCGCCCAGGTATGACGGCGACACCACGCTGCGCGTTCCGCCTGCGTACGCCACGTCCCCGGCACAACTCAAGGACCGCTATGGGCGCCTGTGGCCGCTGATCCACCCAGCCTTCGGGCCGGATTCCGAGGGATGGCTCTCGCGCGATCCGACGCGACGCGTGTCGGACCTCTGGCGCACCAGACGCAACCTCATGCCGGCCATCATGTTCGACATCGGGACCGACGATGGCCTGCTGGGGCAGAACCGCGCGTTCCGCTGGGAACTACAGCGACTCGGCGTGCCTCACACGTATGCCGAGTGGCCGGGGAAACACGACTGGGCCTACTGGACCCAACACGCCGTCGAGAGCCTGCGCTTCATCACGAGCCACATCGCCGGGGGTGAGTCCCAGGGCTAG
- a CDS encoding RidA family protein → MPASRVVILVLSLSACARQAAPTTTPVPAEEARTTENGVTWHTPYGRPTRPFSPAVQVGNLLFLAGQIGTSANAQGGVVPGGIAAETKQTMENIKDVLEKAGSSLDRVVKCTVFMADMREWDAMNEVYATYFPRHKPARSALGANGLALGARVEIECFAAVP, encoded by the coding sequence ATGCCCGCTTCGAGAGTCGTCATTCTGGTCCTGAGTCTGTCTGCCTGTGCGCGTCAGGCGGCGCCAACGACCACGCCGGTGCCGGCGGAGGAGGCACGCACGACGGAGAACGGGGTGACGTGGCACACGCCCTACGGTCGACCGACGCGTCCGTTCTCGCCGGCGGTGCAGGTGGGGAACCTGCTGTTCCTTGCCGGTCAGATCGGCACGTCGGCGAACGCGCAGGGGGGCGTGGTGCCCGGGGGGATCGCGGCCGAGACGAAGCAAACCATGGAGAACATCAAGGACGTGCTGGAGAAGGCGGGGTCGTCGCTGGACCGGGTGGTGAAGTGCACGGTGTTCATGGCCGACATGCGGGAGTGGGACGCGATGAACGAGGTGTACGCGACGTACTTCCCGCGTCACAAGCCGGCGCGTTCGGCGCTGGGGGCGAACGGGCTGGCGTTGGGGGCGCGCGTGGAAATCGAGTGTTTCGCGGCGGTGCCGTGA
- a CDS encoding Ig-like domain-containing protein: MNRTRRSITTALAVVLAACGGGGDKPSGPPKVASVAVTAPATQLEVGATLAFSYSARDAQGNPLSGRTVTWSSSAPTVATVAADGVVSGVTAGQATITAAVEGVTGSAPITVIPIPVFAVVISPRTVTVRSGETSQLTAQVQDAIGRPITGRAVVWSSLAPATVSVSTTGLVTGVGAGTTWVLAVAEGKRDSISVRVRSLTAPTFGTASPSQWTPGIAATVTGANFSAVPTENEVLVNGIRATVTASTATSVSFTVPSANALPCSPTGPVPVAVIVNGDTASGAAGLAVATPRTLGVGQHMLLTSSGDLACNEFAVTGGRYLVTAFNASTNPNVKTSFQLLGAASGASAAQAAGPAQPSSATPTAGPLVSALVTRNAAAFALGHLAALESNAALISRGAGLRGALLQRRERARRNARDVSATARQAFGASARASAAVVPVPPPNVGDRLWKRMPKTFNNYNSFDSVRVRVVYVGPKLIIMEDSTNENFGTMDAEFQAVGTDFDTNMYDVLSSFGDPLALDSLTDNNGRVIAIFSKRVNEYQLNNGGSLLGYVTSCDFFEQEDPDPDNVCLPSNEGEYFYAIAPNENGVRGKYDLATWKRYTRGTMIHEMKHVVMYVQRIFLDASQGEETWLEEATAQMATELWARKIYGAFGSKADLRWTDGPRCDYAVASATCSDPVEAILHPFQFLYQHYVANETKSILDNADLIIYGGSWSFARWVTDQFDNGSESTFTRALVHQRTDRGVTNVLNRTGRPWSELFGLFSMASTADNYPGGTISDPRLRLPSWNTRDVFSGMNANLVFRNQDGSTTPAFPRAWPLSVRSATFGTFSSGLRTVSFLPGGGWAAWEISGTQTAPQVLAIRSTSGGLPPNGIGMVVLRVQ; this comes from the coding sequence ATGAACAGAACTCGTCGATCGATCACGACGGCACTGGCGGTGGTGCTGGCGGCATGTGGAGGTGGAGGCGACAAGCCGTCGGGTCCTCCAAAGGTCGCAAGCGTTGCGGTGACGGCGCCCGCGACCCAGCTCGAGGTGGGGGCCACGCTCGCTTTCTCGTATTCGGCGCGCGACGCACAGGGGAATCCGCTGAGCGGTCGCACGGTGACCTGGTCTTCGTCCGCACCGACGGTGGCTACGGTGGCCGCTGACGGCGTGGTCTCCGGAGTGACCGCTGGCCAGGCGACGATCACGGCGGCGGTGGAGGGCGTCACCGGGTCCGCGCCGATCACCGTGATTCCGATCCCGGTCTTTGCGGTGGTCATCAGTCCACGCACCGTGACCGTGCGTTCGGGCGAGACGTCGCAACTCACCGCCCAGGTACAGGATGCCATTGGTCGCCCGATCACCGGGCGTGCCGTCGTGTGGAGTTCTCTGGCTCCGGCGACCGTCAGCGTCTCCACCACGGGTCTCGTGACGGGCGTGGGCGCCGGCACCACGTGGGTGCTCGCGGTGGCCGAGGGTAAGCGTGACAGCATTTCGGTGCGTGTGCGCAGCCTGACGGCGCCGACGTTTGGCACGGCGAGCCCATCGCAGTGGACGCCGGGGATCGCCGCGACCGTCACCGGCGCGAACTTCTCCGCCGTGCCGACGGAGAACGAGGTGCTGGTGAACGGCATCCGCGCGACCGTCACGGCGTCGACGGCGACCAGCGTGTCGTTCACCGTGCCTTCCGCGAATGCGCTGCCCTGTTCGCCCACGGGTCCGGTGCCGGTGGCCGTGATCGTGAATGGTGACACCGCCAGCGGGGCGGCCGGGCTTGCGGTGGCGACGCCGCGCACGCTGGGCGTGGGCCAGCACATGCTGCTCACGAGCAGCGGCGACCTGGCGTGCAACGAGTTTGCCGTGACCGGCGGTCGGTATCTGGTGACGGCGTTCAACGCGAGCACCAATCCGAACGTGAAGACGAGCTTCCAGTTGCTGGGTGCGGCGAGCGGGGCATCGGCCGCGCAGGCCGCAGGACCGGCGCAGCCCTCGTCAGCCACGCCCACCGCCGGCCCACTGGTGAGCGCGCTCGTGACGCGTAACGCCGCGGCGTTCGCACTCGGGCACCTGGCCGCACTGGAGTCGAACGCCGCGCTCATCTCACGCGGCGCGGGCCTGCGGGGTGCGCTGCTGCAGCGTCGTGAACGCGCGCGTCGAAACGCGCGTGACGTGAGCGCCACGGCGCGACAGGCATTCGGCGCCTCGGCGCGAGCGAGCGCCGCGGTGGTCCCGGTGCCGCCGCCGAACGTGGGCGATCGCCTGTGGAAGCGCATGCCGAAGACGTTCAACAACTACAACTCGTTCGACTCCGTGCGGGTGCGCGTCGTGTATGTCGGCCCCAAGCTCATCATCATGGAGGACTCCACCAACGAGAACTTTGGTACGATGGACGCCGAGTTCCAGGCGGTTGGCACCGACTTCGACACGAACATGTACGACGTCCTCAGTTCGTTCGGGGATCCACTGGCGCTCGACTCGCTCACCGACAACAACGGCCGGGTGATCGCGATCTTCTCGAAGCGGGTGAACGAGTACCAGCTCAACAACGGCGGGTCGCTGCTGGGGTACGTCACCTCGTGCGACTTCTTCGAGCAGGAGGATCCCGATCCGGACAACGTGTGCCTGCCGAGCAACGAGGGCGAATACTTCTACGCGATCGCTCCCAATGAGAACGGCGTTCGCGGCAAGTACGATCTGGCCACGTGGAAGCGGTACACGCGCGGCACGATGATCCACGAGATGAAACACGTCGTGATGTACGTGCAGCGCATCTTCCTCGACGCATCACAGGGTGAGGAGACGTGGCTCGAAGAGGCGACGGCGCAGATGGCGACCGAGCTCTGGGCCCGCAAGATCTACGGGGCGTTTGGCTCGAAGGCAGACCTGCGTTGGACCGACGGGCCGCGCTGCGACTACGCGGTGGCGTCGGCCACGTGCAGCGACCCGGTCGAAGCCATTCTGCACCCGTTCCAGTTCCTCTATCAGCACTACGTGGCGAACGAAACCAAATCGATCCTCGACAACGCGGACCTGATCATTTATGGCGGATCGTGGTCGTTCGCGCGCTGGGTGACGGACCAGTTCGACAACGGGAGCGAGTCGACCTTCACGCGAGCGCTGGTGCACCAGCGCACCGACCGCGGCGTGACGAACGTCCTGAACCGCACCGGCCGTCCCTGGAGCGAGCTGTTCGGTCTGTTCTCAATGGCCTCGACCGCAGACAACTACCCTGGAGGCACAATCAGCGACCCGCGTCTTCGACTGCCGAGTTGGAACACGCGCGACGTGTTCTCGGGGATGAATGCGAACCTCGTCTTCCGGAACCAGGATGGCAGCACGACGCCGGCGTTCCCGCGGGCGTGGCCGCTCAGTGTGCGATCGGCCACGTTCGGCACGTTCAGCAGCGGGCTCCGCACCGTGAGCTTTCTGCCCGGAGGTGGCTGGGCGGCGTGGGAGATCAGCGGCACGCAGACGGCACCTCAGGTGTTGGCGATCCGTTCGACGAGCGGGGGTCTGCCGCCCAACGGCATCGGCATGGTGGTCCTCCGCGTGCAGTGA